GGCGAACCGCCGTCCAAAAAGCCGCGTATGCGGAATCCCGGCCGTCGTTCGCGATTATCGACGCCTTACGTATGGACGTCGCCGGAAAGATAATTGTAGGTTCCGCCGTCCGGGAAAAAATCGTCCTCGCCCGCGGCATCGTCGTCGCGGTTGCGGAGCCCCGGGTCGTCCTGCTCCAGCCCTTCCTCGCTCGCGATCCAGTCCTCGTTGACGACATGGGCGGGGATGCGGATTCCGTCCATCCCGTAGGCGATGCCCGTCAGCTCGCCCTCGGCGGAGGGAACGGCCAGCCGGCCGCCGTGCGCCTGGGCGATTTCCAGCGCCGAGGTCAGATCGTCGCCGCTCATTCGGATATGGAGATCGTGGCCGTGACGCACGACCGCTTCGAAGCCGAGCTCCTTCAGCGTACCGGAGGCGACCGATGCGGCCGACGCATCGTTGAAATGAAAGCATAATGCGGTTTCGTTATTCATGCGGGTTCTTTCCTTTCGGGCTAAAATGTTCCTATCCCGATTAGAATATCCCATCTCCGGACATGTCATGCCCGCGGCGGCTTCGGAAATGAATCGGCTGCGAAATAACCGCCCAGCCAGCGACCTCCGCCGTGGAATTCGCCGTCTCCCCGCTTCCGGCGGACGGGATTTCCTTTCAGCGCCTCCAGGCCGGCGCCGGCAGCGCGGATTTGCCACATGGACCAGTCCGCCGGATGCGGCGCCGTGAACGACGGGAGCGGCTCCGCGCCTTCGATCTCGATCAGCGGGACCGGCCGGCCGGCCATTCGTTTCAGCTCCGCCCAGAACGTAAGATCTCCCATGCCGAGCATCGCGAGCTCGGCCGATGCGGCCTGGAACAATTTGTCGGGCGTAAAGGCGCCGGACCGCTCCAGCAGCCGGAGCACGGTGCGCTCGACGATGCCGAGGCCGTCCTCCTTCGCCGGCAGCCGTTTCAGGTGAACGCGCAGCGCCTCCGCCATCACCGGCAGCACCGCCGCGTCCCGGCCCAGCCAGTCTTCGACCGCCGACGGGTCCGGCGAAGCAAAGGCGGTCCAGGCTCTCGCGCCCGCGGCAAGCTGTCCGGTCAGGACGGGCGTCCGCTGCGGCCATAACGAGTCGATTTGGGCGGGAGTCAGCTGCCCGAGACCGCGAAAATCCGTCACGCCGGGAAACGAATCGGCGATCACCCACGACAAGCCAGGCACCGGCTCCCGTGGGCATGCTTCGCCGCCGGGCATTCCGGTACCGGCAGCGCTTACAGCGCCGGCCGGTCGCCCGGCGGCCGGTGTATGGGCCCGGCCGAAGGAGCGGGGAATTTCCGCCTTGCGGCTGAGCAGATGCAGCAGCGAGGCGAGCATGGCCTGATCGAACAGGTCGTATTCGAACCACAGCACGATCTCGGCTTCGCCCGACCAGGCCCGGTCCAGCGCGGTCAGCAGCTCCCGGCGCTGCAGCGCATAGACCGGAGCGGGAATGCCCAGCTCCCGCTCCAGCCAGGACGCCCTTCGGGCGGTTGCGTCGGGTCTTTCCCAGATCGGCTCCGCCGGGCCGTCAAGCCAGCTTTCCCGCCAAGGCAGCACCTCGCCGGGAATACCGCTTGCGCGAATCCGCTCCGCGGCGGCATCTCCATTCGTAATGTGCACATATTGATCGTTCACGATGGTTTCCTCCCTTCCCGATGGTTCCGAAGCAGCAGAATATCGGACATGATTTTGTTGATGCCGTACCAGACGGCCAGCGACGGGACGGCAAGCGGCAGTCCCCAAACGCCGTACCGCTGCAGTCCGGCAATGACGGCGAGCAGCAGCACTCCCGGCGCAATCATCCACAAGCGGGTCAGCTCCGCCGACCTTTTACGGTCTTCATCCGTCCAAGAGAATTGGGCGATGAACGGTTCGCCGGCGAAGCTGCGCCAATGCGACTGCGCCCAAAGGGAGAGCAGCACGGGCAGGACGACGATCAGCGCCAGCTTGAGCGCAAACGGCGTCAGCGCCACCGCGATCGCCGCGACTGCGGTATACTGCAGCCAAATACGCAGCAGCGCATACCGCCGGACGAACGTTTTTAACGCCGCTTCCGCAAGCATCGTGCCGCCGTCGAACCGTTTGAACAGCCGCTTCGAGCGCCTCAGCACAGCCGGCTTGCCGAGCGGAATGCGCGGACGGCGCTCAATCACATTGCGCAGCAGCAGCTCCGTGCTGGCGAGCCGCGCCCGGTGCTCCGCCTGCACGTCACTCTCGAACGTATAACGTGCGCGAAGCTTCGCCCGTCCGATCCACAGCGCGGCGGCAAGCCCCGCTGCGGCGGCGCCGGGAAGCAGCTCCGGGAGGCCGGACGGCACGACCGCCGCCGCAAAAAGCACGGCTAGCGCGATTCCGCAGCCATATTTGGCCGCATACCGGCGGAATCCGCGGTAACGAGCCTCAACCAGGCTGCGCTGCACCGCCGCCAGGAAGGCGAGCTCCGCCGTGAACAGCGCCATCAGCGCGACCCGCCCCGGCGGCACTTGATGCAGCGCCGACAAATACGGCAGCAGCAGCCCGTAGGCGAGCGCCGTGACGAAAGCGAGCGCAGCCGCGGTATAGAGCATGCCGCGCAAATACAGTCCCCGCGTCCATTCCCTTCGCTGCAGCAGAAACAGGACGTCGGCTTCCTCGGCGAATGTCCGGAGCCGGCCGGCGAAAACGAGTACGAACGGAGCCCGTTCGATCGTAATCAGCGGCACGTGCGTGATCCATTCGGCCGGATGATGCCACTGCCAGGCGTACATCGCAGCGCCGATCCACAGTCCCGGGATGATCAGATACAGCCAAACCGTCCAATCGAGCGCCGTGCGCCAGACCCGCCACTGCTCGGTCCAGAAACGGGCGAGCCTGCGGCGGAACAGCCCGTTCACCGTCCATTGCATCAAGCGGCCCGCTCCCGGGTTGCGTGCCGCCGTACGTATTCCATTCATAGGGGCCTCCTGAAAGTGCTGCGAGGCATTAGCTCGGGTGGTACATGATCGCAGCAAATCTTCCCTCGTTTGCAGAGCATAAACTTAGGTGGAACATGATCTCAGCTAATCTTGCCTCGTTTGCGAAGTATATGCTCGGGTGAAGCTCAACCGCGTCAGTCAAACCCGTTTCGAAAGCATCCGCTGTGCGCTCGCATGCATCCGCTTTCAATTATAGCGGTCCGCGTTACGTCAGCGCGTAGAAGCATTCCGTCAACGGGGCGCCCGGCGCGCAGCCCGCCTGCTCGCGGATCTCGGCCAGCGTGCCGCGGGCGACGACGGAGCCGCCGTCGATCAGGATAATCCGCGAGCAGATGCGCTCCGCGGTATCGAGCACGTGCGTCGACATCAAGACGCCGGCTCCGCGCCGCCGCTCCGTCTCCAGCAGCGCCAGAAAATCGCGGGTCGCCCGCGGATCGAGGCCGACGAACGGCTCGTCCACGACGTAGACGTCCGGCTCGAGCATAAAGCCGACGATCAGCATCATTTTCTGCTGCATGCCCTTCGAGAAGCCCGCCGGCAGCCGGTGCCGGTCGTGCGTCAGCCGGAACTGCTCCAGCAGCCGCTCGGCCCGCTCGGTAAACGT
This genomic window from Paenibacillus humicola contains:
- a CDS encoding ABC transporter permease, whose product is MNGIRTAARNPGAGRLMQWTVNGLFRRRLARFWTEQWRVWRTALDWTVWLYLIIPGLWIGAAMYAWQWHHPAEWITHVPLITIERAPFVLVFAGRLRTFAEEADVLFLLQRREWTRGLYLRGMLYTAAALAFVTALAYGLLLPYLSALHQVPPGRVALMALFTAELAFLAAVQRSLVEARYRGFRRYAAKYGCGIALAVLFAAAVVPSGLPELLPGAAAAGLAAALWIGRAKLRARYTFESDVQAEHRARLASTELLLRNVIERRPRIPLGKPAVLRRSKRLFKRFDGGTMLAEAALKTFVRRYALLRIWLQYTAVAAIAVALTPFALKLALIVVLPVLLSLWAQSHWRSFAGEPFIAQFSWTDEDRKRSAELTRLWMIAPGVLLLAVIAGLQRYGVWGLPLAVPSLAVWYGINKIMSDILLLRNHREGRKPS
- a CDS encoding ABC transporter ATP-binding protein; protein product: MNNVLSVNIRKAGYEADAPVIRDIAFQVEEGELVGLIGPNGAGKSTTVKSLLGMLRHVDGDIEVGGSRKRWAYVPEQPVLYDYLTLWEHLQLAASAYGLGESTFTERAERLLEQFRLTHDRHRLPAGFSKGMQQKMMLIVGFMLEPDVYVVDEPFVGLDPRATRDFLALLETERRRGAGVLMSTHVLDTAERICSRIILIDGGSVVARGTLAEIREQAGCAPGAPLTECFYALT
- a CDS encoding RNA polymerase subunit sigma-24, giving the protein MNDQYVHITNGDAAAERIRASGIPGEVLPWRESWLDGPAEPIWERPDATARRASWLERELGIPAPVYALQRRELLTALDRAWSGEAEIVLWFEYDLFDQAMLASLLHLLSRKAEIPRSFGRAHTPAAGRPAGAVSAAGTGMPGGEACPREPVPGLSWVIADSFPGVTDFRGLGQLTPAQIDSLWPQRTPVLTGQLAAGARAWTAFASPDPSAVEDWLGRDAAVLPVMAEALRVHLKRLPAKEDGLGIVERTVLRLLERSGAFTPDKLFQAASAELAMLGMGDLTFWAELKRMAGRPVPLIEIEGAEPLPSFTAPHPADWSMWQIRAAGAGLEALKGNPVRRKRGDGEFHGGGRWLGGYFAADSFPKPPRA